A window of the Astyanax mexicanus isolate ESR-SI-001 chromosome 22, AstMex3_surface, whole genome shotgun sequence genome harbors these coding sequences:
- the LOC107197492 gene encoding putative uncharacterized protein BRD3OS, whose translation MADRYPLAEKALSEGFARLRFRDTSLLIWQQQQLELEKAPPANYLSRSQSAWYSRNGNQAVVVRDRKTLRDPETGSRICSVM comes from the coding sequence ATGGCAGACAGATACCCATTAGCAGAGAAGGCCCTGTCGGAGGGCTTTGCCCGGCTCCGCTTCAGAGACACCTCACTGCTGatctggcagcagcagcagctggagctTGAGAAGGCACCACCAGCCAACTACCTGAGCCGCAGCCAGAGCGCCTGGTACAGCCGTAATGGCAACCAGGCCGTGGTGGTCCGGGACAGGAAAACACTGAGAGACCCAGAGACTGGCTCCCGAATTTGTTCTGTTATGTAA